CTTTTTAGTTTAGATTGAATATATCTACTTTTACAGACCACACAGgctttacatgtttgtacatattttaatgtatcaATCCAAGCTTGTACACATGATTTGCTTTCTTGCAGACAGTACAGATAGAGGCATTCAAGAGGTTCACTACTCTATGGCACCTTACGAGGACCAGAAAAACTGATGTCATTCCAGGAAAACCTCATAGGACTTTCACCAGGTTTGATATATGGGACAGCAGTcgtatgaaattgataaaaccAAGTACATGTCACTATATATTTGTGTCTTTTTGTTCAGAGTAAAAATACAAGATCAGACTGTTTAGCTTGTGTTGATAGGCCTGGTCTGGACTAAGCCTTATAAATCCGGACTGTATctttaccatgcattataggattttcaaaaatctTTCCATGGAGGTTAACCATGCTGAGGCGAAGTTTCacaggtacatgtattgttCAACTCCATGTTATTTTGTGTTGCAATTGCATGGTAGAGCattatgtctgtgtcaaaggctcTAACAACGGGGTTGACATGTTGCCATTTGGCTTCTAGTGTTGATATCCAATACATAGAgctatttataaatttaaaaaaatgttctgtcgtaatcaatatgttcatatcGCCCTAGGTCTATGTTTGTGTTGCTGGACGCTTTGAAGGATGAGACAAGCCCGCTGAAGGTTCTGGCCACCACCTGGCTGAGCCACGTTCTCCAGCAGGGGGACATTAGCCGGGTCATGGAGCCCCTCCTTCAGATGCTTTTACACCCAGACACTGCCAGGTAACACTCCCTTGTCACCCACTCTTACAACCCCCTAGTGTCCCCCCTATCCCCCATCAGGGAGATGTTAATTGAGTCTTGGAGCCCCTCATGCATACAATGCAAGGTAACAGACACCCATAAGGTCATAACCAAATTCATCATGTTTAATATCAGGTTTTGAATTTTTAGGCAATTAAAAACTCAAACAGACATCAAGAAATAACATGCACATTATCCTCAACTTCTTTAAGGTACTACAGGCGCTTGGAAAAGCATTCTGGCATtatggaattttaaaacaaatttatattctGTACTTGTAACTCATATATTTCTAAAgcaaatttttttttgtgaaaaccTATCATCCAGATGACActtaatgttaattaatatgGTATGGCCTAATAATTATATGTGGCCCTTCCATGAGGCCTTTTCACACATAAGGGTATGTAATgttgtgaatgttttttaaggCTTATTATGTACAAGTACAAAGAATGCTGCCTTCCAAtaactttgattttttgtaagTACATATAATTTCAATATGATTAGATAACTACTTCGCAAACGTTTTCTTAACTGTTAATTGTGAATTTCAGGGTGTCTGTTCAGCATGTTAACATTCACCAGCCTAGGAAAGTTCACCTGTCTGAAAGCAATGATGACACATCTGAAGCAAACATCTATGCAATAAGTAGCGAAGGAGGCAACGTCATTTATCATGTGAGCACACCAAAAACCATCGCTAAAAAGTCATCAACAGACGAACTAAAATCATATGCCCTGACTTTCCTTTGTGAGAAGGGCACACATACTGCCCCATCTAGGTCCAGATCTGAGCAAGAACTCCACTTTGACAAAGTAGATCCAAGTAACTTGAGTCTGAAGATAAATCCATTTGGGTCTGAGAGCTCCATTGATAACTTGATGCTTGATTTCTTGCCAGCGGCAAGTTCAAAAGAAGGTGAAATTTCAAGAGCTAAAAGGCTGGATAAGGAGACTTGTTCTAGGGAGGGTATTTCTTTCAATGTGCAAGATGAAAGCTCAAAAGATGTTAGTGAGGATGAGCAAGGGAGAGATAGTTCAGTAACGAGTTCGGTTGAAAACATTGCCAAAGATATTGTTGACAGCATTATTAAGACTGTTGTTCACCCAGATGAAAATGAGAACACAATCTCAAacgtaaacacaattttaaaagaagATGTTAAACAAGAAAACACCAGGGATAAGTGTAAAACAGATGCTGTAAATGAAGTTAAGAAATCTGAATCTGAATCAAGGATTGGTTCCCCAAGAAAGGTCATCCAGAGAACAGAAAGTGTGACATCGAGCAATGCAGGGGACCATGAGCTCCTGAACCGtgtacagaaacaaagagtggaCTCCCCCACCCCCAGTGAGAAGGACACACCCATGTATCAGGAGCTGGAGAGAGACACCACCAATATCCATACTCTCCACATGCACATTTTGCTGTATACCCAGAAGTATGACTATGAAAGAACTTTGTATGCACTGTCAACATTGAAGGCAATGTTAGCAGCTTGTCCCAGGATGCTTGTCACTTCTCTTGTTACTACAAATATCAGCTCTTTAAAAGCACCACAGCTTGCTAAACTACAACTTTTGTTAGCTAGGCACAGAAAATCTGTATTTGGAAAGAGTTTCTTTGGAGAAATACCGTCAGAAACCATGTCTACTTACAGAAGTAGCATGTTCATAGAAGTTCTGATCTCTGTGTGTCTATACTTTGTTCGTGGTTATTATCCTAACTTGATGATGAGTAAGCTGTCATGTGATGAGTTGCTAGGCAACAAACAGGTGCACATTCTGGCAGCTGAAACCTTGACCTTGATGATGTCTGAAGTGGCATCCATAATGAAGGACTCTGGGAAGAACTTTGTCTCCTATATTGGTGACTTGTTTCAGAGATGTAAAGTCCAGAAGGCCTTGCTTCACTGTGTGCTTGCTGTGATATACAATGCAAGAAAGAGGAAGGATTCTGAAGCAGGCTTTAAGTTCACTGAAGCTGTGGTGACATTTAATGAAGATCAGCTGCAACCAGCTGTGAATGAAGCTTTCCTTGTAAAACTATTAGATTTACTGGTTGTGATGGTAACAGTAGAAGAGCAGATTGGAAAATACCAAAGTGTGAGCGAGTCTACCCCAGCATCAGAATGGGACAGGCTAAAAGTTAGCTACCAGCCATCCCTAAACAATGTCAGATATACCTTGGGACATCCCATTGTCCAGCAGGGGATGTTTGTGTCTGGATTGCTGAGCGCTCTGAAGCAAACACACATGTGTCACCTGCACCGACACTGGGTTGGGTTGGTGACGGCAACTCTCCCCCGTATGGGTCGGTACCTACCTGGAATTGTGATGACCGTAGTCGCCCAGCTGTGCAGAAACATAGAGGCCCTTGCTGTTCACTACGAAACTGATGGGAAAGGAAGGTAGGTGTGTCTGGTGGgaatgattatttattaaagtCCCATAAccgtttaatttatttatttaaatgttattcttttctgaaaaataatatatacatcaagGGGATAAACTAAGACATGAACATAGttctaaaaatataatgatCAAACAGTAAAGATGAAAAAGAGCATGACCATATCCTTAACATCACTGTGCACATATACTCTGAGAAGGATTTATGTAagatataaatgcaatttaaaaattgtCGGCATTGCAGGTTGATTGAGAATACTGAAAAACAAAGTAATCATGTTTGTCAGCACTTTTAGCTATAAGGTAGTTGGGTAATTTGAAGCTTTCATGAGGCCTAATTCAACCTgttttttattccaaaatataaacaaatgttcttGTCATAGCCAAGAATGCCCCCATTAAATACATTAAGTGACAAACTATGAGTATATTGTTCTTGGTATCATCTGTGATTGttagaacattttaaatacatatcttTTTTCTTTACATATATCTGTtccagttttaaaaaatacttgtaCATACCCCTGTTTTTAGCAGTGGTGATCAGCGTATGTGTATGATAAAAGGATATATGTGGTATTTCTGAATACATTTGTAATCCTTTAATCTATTATCTTGATCATTTCAGCACTTCCCTAGAGAACATTCCACCAGACCATATTCTCACCATGCTAGAAGGCCTGATGTCCCTGTGTCACTACTGCCTACTGGACAATGTATCCCCAGTTTCCATTGGTCAGCAGACTCCCTCCTCTGCCAATAACAATGCAGCTAACGCTGCAGGCACCAACATATTGTCCAATCTTTTCCATGTCTTCAATCCAGTGAACAGCAGGGTAGGTGCACTTTGGATTATGGAAGTACAAACTTCAATGTATTGTAGACTAGATGGCTGTATATGCATTGACCATGTACATTGTTCATTGTTAAATCAGTAAACCTAAGTAATCAATTTAAGATATCAAGGAAGTGTAGATTACTGTGTAGTGGATCACACTTGTTGATTTACCTGTTttcaaatacagtaaaactgcggtcattcgaacaagcggtcgttcgagaaccggcgttccctcgaggtcggagcttggtcccgaactttttcccttctattttcatataaaatatacctacgctgcatcgacACCTACTTATGTCGAGAACTCGAGCAATAttctcggtcccaagtacacataTCATgtacaaaaccttatggctctttgaagtcataatttcacactttttcccgaacgcgagttgcaaaataaacaaacaattgctaggtattTAAATTTTCGcaattgtaaaaattgcaatgacagttgaaaggcaattgatgagatgtgaaaaaccgtttaacactgttaacgcatgaccgatattagttgatatgtgcattttagaagataattatgagaagttaatgatgagaagttaattgtgagaaatgtacatgagtaataaaaatatgaataaactctaccatatcgatccaacatcggaatctctgaaaataattcctttttgtcactgctttgcaatatggccattttgtaaaaaaaaaaattgattttttgattaattgatatttcttttacattttatattagtAAATATATAGTAAACAACGGCTTTTGAACATATTTGCGATATTCACAACGCagcacataatcggtgtcttaatAAACAGACTACTTCATACTTttaatacactgaaatatatttcataacagactggagaattgaaaatcaggtcgttcgaaacatcggttccctcgaggttgaGGCTTGGTCCccggcgacctcgagcgatcgcagttttactgtagatGGTTCTGTAGTAACCAttgataaatattcatttagtaaatattaatttatctCCACACTAGGAGACGAGCCCCCAGCGTGAGATAGGTGTGGTATCCCCGGTGATGGACGCGAGAAACAACATCCTCAGTGTGATGCCCCGCATCATGGCCTGTCTCACCGCTCTCTGGCGTGCTGTCAACATCGTGGACAAGCATGACGAGTGGTCCACGCTTACCCTCGGAGCTCCAAAAGTATGTACTTTTAAAATGTAGAGCAAAAACCGTTGAAAATTACATctgaaatattgacaatagtAAAAAAAGGTGATATTCTTAATGTTGACTATCCACTATTATTATGCCCctcttcgaagaagaggggtatattgctttgcacaggcatgtcggtatgtcggtcggtccgtccgtccgtcggtagaccaaagcttgtcccgagtgataactcaacaattcctggacgtatgtcatcaaacttgacatgaaggttgggcctgaccagtagatgacccctattgattttagggctcattgggtcaaaggtcaaggtcacagtgaccttaaatggtaaaataattttaaagcttgtccgagtgataactcaacaatgcctagacctatggtcatcaaacttgatatgaaggttgggcctgcccagtagatgactcctatcgactttgggggtcatcagaccaaggtcactgtcacagtaaccttgaacgcaaaaaagttaacaaatcttctcccattgatatctcaacaatgcctgaatctatgatcattaaacttgacatggatgttaagcctgaccagtagatcacctttattaattttaggattcatagagccaaaggtcaaggtcacagtgttcttgaatggtaaaaggttgtccgagtgataacaatgcctgaacccatggccttcaaacttgacttggagttgcatctgacttgtagatgaccccctatgatttaaggggtcaaaggtcaaggtcacagtgaccttgaacgaaaaaaacttgtcagtgtgataacatgacaatgcctgcacccatggccctccaacttgacatttaggtttctggtgaccagctgatgactctggattttgagttcatagagtaaaaggtcatggtcataacacactctatcctcacactttaatggtcataatcttaaaactgcctgaacggcaacaaatcagctgtcatttcggtccatgcatatttcattcaattgtccatataatcctgacaacatggcggtcagggggggcataatgtttgacaaacatctcttgttttattgaatactATGTGATATCCACTAGTTGCATTACGCTGAATCAGTCTGCATGATTGTTAATTCTTataatatagttttgtttatattatgtgaTTGACATGATACTCAGGCGTTTAAGAGTTTTAAGGCTGATCCATATCATATGTGTTTACCCCTGCAGGTTGTTCGCCAATACATTTTGGAATTCATCAGCCCCATATCTCTGCCCCACGGTGCTCATCTGCTGGGGGCAATTGCCGTTGCATGGAATGATCGGCGCAAAAAGGCTCATGGAAAACCTAGCAAGAAGGTAAGtgttattacatttaaattctCATATAGTACAAGGCAGCAagattaaataatttgaaagtttAGCCGTAATTTAAATCGTGgtcatgcaaaaactttaacctttgACTGTGACTTAAAAACTTACCGTACTCATCACAGAAAAACAGACAATGGTTGGAATCCTCATGCTGTTATTAAGCCTTATGCTGTTCAACACCTCTGTCTTGTGCCCCTACAACCTAACATTTCTATGTGTCCATCCAGTCATATGATGTGAATTACTTATTGCCTTACAATGTGCCTTTATATATTTTCTCTGTGTCCAGTTTGGTTGTGATGCAAGTGAGGACCAGCTACTTCTTGTGGACCTTGTGGCAGCCATCAAGGTGCTCCCCATGGACACTCTCATAAACACAGTACGGGACGTCCTCTCTAACCCACCCCATAGTGAGCTTAATAGGAAGGTAAGAATATATTACATACATTCTTGCAAACCAACTCTACAACAAATTCAGTAGGAAGTTTAATAGGGATTATTATACGCCCAGATATTAATAAATGGAGGCTATATATTAACGTTGAATTCCCTTGTTCTGTCCTGTCCTGTACCACAGGTCACTTCCCacttcataaattttaaatatcttgCAGAACGATAACTGAAAAACTTACAAAACTTCCTATATAGGTACAAGTCACGTAACATATTGCTTACATGTTCAAACATTATTCTGACTACAATTtaggagttatgccccttgttaaAATTAGAAGGAAAATTATTTCCCATCTTGTCCAGCACTACTTATTAATGAATGTATTGTAGAAAGATTGGTGAAAGTTATCAAACTAAATACGGTACATAGGTTCATTTTAGGCAGTTTATTGCTGGTATGTAGTTACATCACTCTGAACTAACTATTTCATggaattttctaaaaaaaaattccacACATGGATACATGTCAAACATGCTATCACATCACTTTAAGGTTAATTGGATTTCAAACCAGTGAACATGTCTGATAGTAGGATGCTGACATGTTTTCACATTACTGACTTCACTTTTCGAGGAGTTTGTTTTTTGCACctttgtcaaaataaataaacaaaagtatgcaaaattaatttcttaaacaaaatttcttaaacaaaaaagttgaaTTTTACCATTCCTTTGTTCAGGCAACATTTGGGGGGATTACACTGAGTTAAGTGCACACAAGACAGAGGAAGTAGCGCAAAGCGACAAAAATCTATAAAACCCTACAGGAATATTGATTGAAATAGCTttatcttaaaacatttatttaagcaACTATAATATGCTCTCATCTGAGACTATAGTCAAACTCAATCTTATATTTTTGCAGAAGAACTCTCCGCTGGAGGTGAACATGTTGCAGTTTTTCTATGCATATGTTGAGCGTACATTGCCTGGCCAGCTGAGTGACTCCTGGCCGGCTCTTTGCACACTTCTTAAGGATGCTCTACAGCTAAACCTGAAGGCACAGGGACAGTTTCTCCTGCTGCTGTATGTACACTCCAGAGTTATTTCATGGATAGGCTCTCTTGTTTGTAATATACCCAAATACATTGTTGTAGAAAATTTATGTATAGTGttctgtataaaaaaaaatcaaatcgaCATTTTGTAAGAAGAATTTTTGAAAGGAGTCAAATGAGACAGGCTACTTAAGTTAATGTTTTGCTCCCAAATGGTTCTTAATTGAGTGTGGAAATGAATTTAggtatgtaaatattgtatgaTGATCACTAGGTTACATTTTGATCCTATATTTGTACCCTTTCAGCATATTCAATGAGTTTGTCCAGAAGACGCCAGCTATGGTTGAGAAACGTAACCAGCGTGAAGTACAGGAACTGGCCCAACGTCTGCTGGAGGGCGTGGCCAACATCGCGGGGCTTAGTCTGGAACAGACTACATGGCTGAGAAAGAACTATGCTGTCAAGCCCGGGCCTCAGGTCGCTGAGGAGGGGGAGGTTGAAGAGGCAAGCTTCACGGAGGATGGTAGGAACACTTACATGTATTATGCAAATATGTCACGTAAAGGATTACTCTATGGCTACACTTTCATATGTTAAGCAATTTCCTCATGCATTTTTCACACTAAGAGATTTGCTCACAGTGTAATGCTTTGCTTAagatttatttatgataatatgaaCTTAATCAATAGAAAATCATTTTCTGTGTTTGTAGACTCGGTGTTGACCCAGAAGAGAGTACCTGACCTTGACCCTACCAAGGCTAATTCTGCAGACAGTAAATATAGTGTGCAGGCTCTCACCAACCTGGCGGAGGTTTGTACTGCATGGAAAATGTGTCGGCCTTACTGGCAGAAAAAATGTTCAGCATTCTAAAAAACTACTAAAAACAAATCGCCTATTTCAGTAATAGTAAAACTTACTGTAAGTCAAAAATTGACTGTACAAACTGtcaaagttattgaaataaaggCTCAGTTTCAGTTGTGTGGTTTTACTTAAATAGCATTGTGATTTGTCCCCATGCTAGTTATTGCATGGTAGGTGCTCTGCCTACTGGGTACTGTTCTGATATGaaaattaatgaatgaatggaaGGAAAATACTTTTTTGCGTACTGGACAAGTGTTTTTTATCATGTGTTGGAAATGTAATTCTCTTCCCCAATACAAGATCAACCAATGGCAACAATGTGccaattgaacatttattatttattttatgtttttaagtacaaataaataaatgtttttgaaaatagatCTGTAAAAGACTAGCATCAgaattcataaaatttaaaaataaaaggcattcaaaacaaatgttcaatCATGTTTGTGTACCTATATTTGTGTCCATCCAGATAACGGCTCCTCTGCTGGACGTGATCTACAGCAGCGAAGAGAAGGACAAAGTTGCCCCTTTCCTCATTAGTCTTCTCTACAACATCTTCCCATACCTCAAAGCCCACAGGTACGTCCCATACAAATGCCTCTTCTGTTACACTTATCCAGGCGCTTAGCTGACTGTACGCAAATACACAGTTGCGTAAGGAAATTTTAACAGGTCAAAGTTTTTGTTATACCAAAAAccacaaatttgaaataaaacccAAAGGGTAGGGCTGAAGGGGTTAATATACCCCAAGGCATCAATATGGGTAATCCCAAAAGCCCTAGCTATGGGTCTAATATCCATCGCAAAATTTATTGCATGTGTTTTACTTTCTTATGGACTTTATCGTACATTATgcgtttttatttgtttttaaaaagaacaagTGATTCtggaaaataatgttattttcccTGTGTTATTGAAACACTGTTGAAATTAAAGTGGCTTGctacacatattttatatgtttccCAATATTCCTTTTAGTCATTTTTGTcatgaaaaaaattgaaattcatATGTATGCTTTCTTATTTTCAGCACAAACAATCTGCCAAGTATCCGAGCAGCATCCCAGTTTGTCTCCTCAATCAGCAGCTATCAGTACACAAAGAAGGCGTGGCGAAGGGAGGTTTTTGAGTTGCTCCTGGACCCCAGCTTCTTCCAGATGGACATGGAGAGTGTCGGCTACTGGACCGCCATAGTGGACAACCTCATGACGCATGATAAGACCACATACAAGGACCTCATGGGTAATGGGGGGTCTAAAAAGTCTGTTCGAGAAAGTTATTTTGGGTTCATTGATAATTGCATTATTGTGAGGCACAACGTGTGGAATTAGCAGTGGAACATATTAACATTCTAATTATTTTAGTACTCAATTAGGCAGTTTTTTGCATGGCATCCAAttacttttaatgttttgtttggcAACTGTAATAATTCTGACAGTTAGTTGACATGAATGTTTATAAGTGTTTGTAgataacatacatacatgtagacttTATCTAATACATTAGTATATACAAGCAACTGAATATACTCCAATCTACTTGTTCCAGCTCGTGTTTCGATGGCACAGACTGGTTCCCTGAGCCTGTTTACAAGCCGGGAGGCAGAGATCGATCTGAAGGCCAGCATGCTGAAACGCCTTGCCTTTACTGTGCTGTGTAGCGAGCCAGACCAGTACCAGAAATCCATACCGGAAATACAGGGTGTGTTTGATGTcctataaacatacatatttggatgtctacatttgtttatatgttttaccgtacatacatatatgtatgtcctataaataacaatagctcaaattgttgaatgtttaattgaaatttggtacacatgttctcAATAGCCATGTTATCAAGTGTTATCACTCAAGTCTTAATGTTTGTTGATAAAACCAAATTTTTGCCATAGACCTTTGCTACTCAATTATAATTAGGGTTTTggccaggttttaaaaaagacAGGTTGCTGCAGAAGAGGTGCAGTTACAAACTttatattatgaatttgacaaacAGTGTTTGGGATggtgtttaattgaattttataatattattatataaaggtttcaaatgctaaatatataaactttgtatgtatttatgatttaattataagttctgatcaaaacaaagaaatatttgacagtcttgAGTATTGAACTCTATGAAGGTTGAAAGGAGACAAATATATCatactggtctccatgagggaaAAATGGTGCTAACCAATAAAAGAGACAGGCTGCAGCACCCTGCCATATCTCTTTAGCTAAAACTCTGATTATAATAGAGATATTGCAAATGATGAAATCTAAATCATTCCGAACATACTTACCATACTTGAGcatcaggccccaatatcatgaaaatacttaagtcaaatctcaaactcaatctcaactcatttaaccatataacatcaaaatttattgaaaaaatatatgtttttatacattttttaaaccgCATTCTATCATCGAGTATTTTGATTGAAACCTTTGGTTTAGGTTCCAAtggaaaaatattctacagccaaatcGACTTAAGtacaattcattgccttttaacaattactcaagtatattttttgctctagaaaaagttttctttgaaaaattgtcaaaatcacaTTATATGAGAACATACGTTATCAAgaagtataaaaacattcaaggtTTTGACCAACcctatgcttttatgtggtaaaatgagttgagattgagattaggatttgacttaagtatattggtgatattggggccagatcTTTGCACAAGCACAAGATGGAGCACTTTTGTCAGACAAGATATTCACAGTTACTCAATTAAAGATTAATAAACTCCTCAAATATGTTTCTGATCCATTGCAGAGAAGCTAGCCGAGTCCCTACGTATCCTGCAGGCACCGTCAGTGATGGCACAGGTGTTCACATGTTTCCGTGTCCTCATGCTCCGAGTCTCGCCACAACACCTCACCTCCATGTGGCCCACTATCATCACAGAACTGGTACACTTTTAACATAGTGCATTGGTATGATTGGGACTAGCACAGGCTACTGTGCGAGAGTTGGGTGTTTTTATGATCaactataattatattgattaatattttctgtctgttttttatatttattcctttgcttaataaaaagtaataacagttaacattaaattaaaacacagaTTCTCTAGCGTTcctacttttatatttttaatactatttaaaaaggCTGCCTATTTTATCAACCTATTATTCCTACTTTTTGTGAAAATGCTGATTTAAAGatcaatttttatgtatatttcttaatattgttCACTGATTGCCTCATGACTCCAATGTGGCATATATAAGTTGATTGAAATATTGCTGACCTGAGATGGCCTGATTGGTATAACTTATTTTCATCAACTTAAAACTGTCAATCAGGGCTTATAGTTTCATTTCTGGTTTGATGAAATACTTATAagacattaaacaatttttgttgATATATAGAAAATTGTTGTAAACTGATCTTAAACTGATGTACATGATTCCTTAGAAAAGGAagagataaacaaatatttatcattatttaaaatatattttcagatccatgtttttctgcaaattgaacaagagctgtcaactGAGACAGAGGAATTTATGTAAGTGCCCTACTTGATTTCCATCGTTATTTCACTTTAGTTGGataaatgataacacaattatGAGAAGGATGAATTATGCAAGCtactgtattttaaaaaatcatttaaattgaaggttgtgggttcaaacccacaaatgttttaaaagtattttttatctacattcattttatttgttgaaatgcaTTCAAACTTATCAAAGGCTACaaattaaaatttctttaaaaataaattgaagatGAAGTTTGAAAATGCACTTTCAGagtttttatgaaattatttacCTTACATCATGTATTTAAGCTCAAATGAGCTAAACGGCTGGGTGACTTTAGGTAAAAAAAAGTAAGTCAATTTTCTCCTCTTCTTGAAAGGTCTTCTGTCAATTTATTCAAACCTTTTCTGATAATTTCATGCCACAGCCCTTCCATTTCTCCTTTTGAGTGATTAAATTTTTATGTTGACAGTTTTTTCCAGAAAAAGTATTTCCATCAGTTTCGCATAGTCTGCAGTGTCTTAGGCATACTACACTATTAATCTTAGGGCTATAACTCAAACCCCTTTGAAGTAATTAATAACATGAAGCAGTTCtgacagttaaaaaaaaagttttttgtttcGTGCACATGCTACtattacaatatacatatatgaattaAAGCGCAGAAATTGGGCTTAGATGATTGTTGTGTGATGCCCAGAAAAGGAAATGTATATCAATACCAACATGAGCTAAAT
The DNA window shown above is from Mya arenaria isolate MELC-2E11 chromosome 6, ASM2691426v1 and carries:
- the LOC128237416 gene encoding protein dopey-1-like isoform X1, with protein sequence MSALSILAEECELLNDSKYRSYITQIEKALKSFDNTSEWADLISALGKLNKVLLAHVKYPVIPKRVTIGKRLAQCLHPALPSGVHMKALETYDIIFKCIGTDRLAQDLFIYSAGLFPLLGHAAMNVKTILLMIYERHFVTLGKRIKPGLNGLLLGLLPGLEEGSEFYDQTDALLMDFCECTEPSYFYTCLWECVHSCPSVRLPASSFLLAHYNRKQSMEDQLHMVGLNITLMVEALCCGVQDASVLVQRSMLDFLLVAFPLHNSQLIHSDMAKVVKAAINVLLRRDMSLNRRFYAWLLGTSTTMSAGHEVKSKAENSDLNDSSVELRYFEKYSQDLLVQALRHTLTESPDITDGSSVKSAVLKPFRILISLLDKPEIGPVILESVLLSIFRCLHREFQQSKSEKSVRSGKFSQKGDTSAYDELLKTANLLFGTFEPYFIWDYASRIFEHACEGRGKGKHGASRQGSVIEGQETATVEDLCELLVFLLDSVSLETFSETQTEHLPNLLHNIILSLDHHCGRLADHDIITTLQLCTKMLSKVQPTMTTSWSHDDPCHQSCDLGVEVEVNYLGRSDIPSADSKPLDIEEAEQLNKHLKLVAGKVEPKPANNKPDTTKIAGTEKPKSANNKPDTRKIDTKDDIPDSETERKPMKALTRTHSKHNKSVNLMQQCINSFQEFFHTLVSLKLIKDKDLPTKLFKGVVKDVIDSSPAYKTGIDGEQCSVPPEKVLFVPYDEEILETFSAACQLFVEFASFPMYGQDPCSRDSSSDKNPMPQWVQDLVVCSLNVDNFQVQSAAISTMLDLVILTQSVQTDLKTSSDVDSREGVMSIQILPTLHFQHLRFLVESTHFFSRSAEVLWGYLGAKTPVCHQTTVKLFHILHQVAPSTWVCEDVIGNQLSHTDETVQIEAFKRFTTLWHLTRTRKTDVIPGKPHRTFTRSMFVLLDALKDETSPLKVLATTWLSHVLQQGDISRVMEPLLQMLLHPDTARVSVQHVNIHQPRKVHLSESNDDTSEANIYAISSEGGNVIYHVSTPKTIAKKSSTDELKSYALTFLCEKGTHTAPSRSRSEQELHFDKVDPSNLSLKINPFGSESSIDNLMLDFLPAASSKEGEISRAKRLDKETCSREGISFNVQDESSKDVSEDEQGRDSSVTSSVENIAKDIVDSIIKTVVHPDENENTISNVNTILKEDVKQENTRDKCKTDAVNEVKKSESESRIGSPRKVIQRTESVTSSNAGDHELLNRVQKQRVDSPTPSEKDTPMYQELERDTTNIHTLHMHILLYTQKYDYERTLYALSTLKAMLAACPRMLVTSLVTTNISSLKAPQLAKLQLLLARHRKSVFGKSFFGEIPSETMSTYRSSMFIEVLISVCLYFVRGYYPNLMMSKLSCDELLGNKQVHILAAETLTLMMSEVASIMKDSGKNFVSYIGDLFQRCKVQKALLHCVLAVIYNARKRKDSEAGFKFTEAVVTFNEDQLQPAVNEAFLVKLLDLLVVMVTVEEQIGKYQSVSESTPASEWDRLKVSYQPSLNNVRYTLGHPIVQQGMFVSGLLSALKQTHMCHLHRHWVGLVTATLPRMGRYLPGIVMTVVAQLCRNIEALAVHYETDGKGSTSLENIPPDHILTMLEGLMSLCHYCLLDNVSPVSIGQQTPSSANNNAANAAGTNILSNLFHVFNPVNSRETSPQREIGVVSPVMDARNNILSVMPRIMACLTALWRAVNIVDKHDEWSTLTLGAPKVVRQYILEFISPISLPHGAHLLGAIAVAWNDRRKKAHGKPSKKFGCDASEDQLLLVDLVAAIKVLPMDTLINTVRDVLSNPPHSELNRKKNSPLEVNMLQFFYAYVERTLPGQLSDSWPALCTLLKDALQLNLKAQGQFLLLLIFNEFVQKTPAMVEKRNQREVQELAQRLLEGVANIAGLSLEQTTWLRKNYAVKPGPQVAEEGEVEEASFTEDDSVLTQKRVPDLDPTKANSADSKYSVQALTNLAEITAPLLDVIYSSEEKDKVAPFLISLLYNIFPYLKAHSTNNLPSIRAASQFVSSISSYQYTKKAWRREVFELLLDPSFFQMDMESVGYWTAIVDNLMTHDKTTYKDLMARVSMAQTGSLSLFTSREAEIDLKASMLKRLAFTVLCSEPDQYQKSIPEIQEKLAESLRILQAPSVMAQVFTCFRVLMLRVSPQHLTSMWPTIITELIHVFLQIEQELSTETEEFISNELNGWVTLGKKNVSMPASARAQVQRIAALDSSWAHLGNGLNAHNNPSWLQLYLSACKLLDLCLALPADKVPQFQLYRWAFIGGAAAGEGNEEIEEEDSVDSRGRRKEQPRRRKQARFNPHIIRLARLLNTKLQGDVPMMKMVPGRPLLTITHLRSLQELQPFFNTLCLANQSDNIVLAARQLGARLVRNQTGGLTNGHADTNVGHSGVNQSESRVKPSGPMGKGLPKSKSVPAFPLNQLSPDSVTGSDVKSTKQYIEELLLRDFLEPMT